In Arachis hypogaea cultivar Tifrunner chromosome 2, arahy.Tifrunner.gnm2.J5K5, whole genome shotgun sequence, a genomic segment contains:
- the LOC112758672 gene encoding purple acid phosphatase 22-like, producing the protein MIPCITNTRLLQPYIYTYKLKRKNWLNKMEGQNNKMIRNNNSLLLQLFSFLLLLFPQIIKSQEKSFSRQPSGQFIFTPHERSDSEPQQVHISLVGKDHMRVSWVTEDKHARSVVEYGTKQGGEYEAKSKGEHTSYNYFMYQSGKIHHVVIGPLKPNTNYFYRCGGLGPEFSFKTPPLNFPIEFAVVGDLGQTEWTASTLKHVNSKDYDVFLLPGDLSYADTQQPLWDSFGRLVEPYASQRPWMVTQGNHEVEILPITEPTGFKAYNSRWPNPHKESGSNSNLYYSFEVSGTHIIMLGSYTDFDDQSEQYTWLVDDLGKVDRKRTPWVVVLLHAPWYNTNEAHQGEGESMRKSMEVLLFEARVDLVFAGHVHAYERFTRVYDNNADPCGPMYVTIGDGGNREGLALSYKKPVSPLSLYREASFGHGRLRIVNETHAHWSWHRNNDSDAFVADDVWIQSLISFKECWNTQQHHLVAHQEL; encoded by the exons atgatACCTTGTATCACTAATACAAGACTACTACAaccttatatatatacatacaaattgAAGAGAAAGAATTGGTTAAACAAAATGGAAGGCCAAAACAACAAAATGATTAGGAATAAtaattctcttctccttcaattattttccttccttttattattattccCACAGATCATAAAATCACAGGAGAAATCTTTTTCTCGCCAACCTTCTGGTCAATTTATTTTCACTCCTCATGAACGCTCAGATTCTGAACCTCAACAG GTTCACATATCATTGGTGGGGAAAGATCACATGAGAGTGTCATGGGTAACAGAAGACAAGCATGCAAGATCAGTGGTGGAGTATGGAACAAAACAAGGAGGAGAATATGAAGCAAAATCAAAGGGGGAACACACTTCATACAATTATTTCATGTACCAATCAGGGAAGATCCACCATGTGGTTATTGGGCCTTTGAAGCCCAATACCAATTACTTCTATAGGTGTGGTGGTTTGGGCCCTGAGTTTTCCTTCAAGACTCCTCCACTCAATTTCCCCATTGAATTTGCGGTTGTAG GTGACTTGGGACAAACAGAATGGACAGCATCAACCTTAAAACATGTTAACAGCAAAGACTATGATGTGTTTTTATTACCGGGTGACCTATCCTATGCTGACACACAGCAACCACTATGGGACTCCTTCGGTCGCCTGGTGGAACCATACGCCAGCCAGAGACCATGGATGGTCACTCAAGGCAACCACGAAGTTGAGATCTTACCGATTACCGAGCCAACCGGTTTCAAGGCCTACAACTCCCGATGGCCCAATCCCCACAAAGAAAGTGGGTCCAACTCAAACCTCTACTATTCCTTTGAGGTATCTGGGACCCATATTATTATGTTGGGGTCATACACTGATTTTGATGACCAATCAGAGCAGTACACGTGGCTTGTAGATGACTTGGGGAAGGTTGATAGGAAGAGGACTCCATGGGTGGTTGTGTTGTTGCATGCACCTTGGTATAACACCAATGAAGCACATCAAGGTGAAGGTGAAAGCATGAGAAAATCCATGGAGGTCTTGCTTTTTGAGGCTCGTGTTGACTTGGTCTTTGCTGGCCATGTTCATGCATATGAACGCTTT ACTAGGGTTTATGACAATAATGCGGATCCATGTGGTCCAATGTACGTGACAATTGGAGATGGAGGAAATCGTGAAGGACTTGCATTATC GTATAAGAAACCGGTAAGTCCACTCTCATTGTATAGGGAAGCAAGCTTTGGTCATGGAAGGTTGAGAATAGTGAACGAAACACATGCACACTGGTCATGGCACCGCAACAATGATTCTGATGCTTTTGTAGCTGATGATGTTTGGATTCAGAGCTTAATTAGCTTTAAAGAATGTTGGAACACACAACAACATCACCTTGTTGCTCATCAAGAGCTATGA
- the LOC112758693 gene encoding transcription initiation factor TFIID subunit 12, which translates to MGMLGSLGSGSQMRPGGIPAHQHRPVQSSLRPPPPAQNSPTTVSQSLNQPWLSSGPQGKPPLPTSSYRQHPQQVNPPASLQQRAHIPQQQQSTPTASQAQPSLPSNQPQEHFGQQVPASRAPHVPQQQQVTRLQVPGNQKPSTLVAAQSAAAQPGIQSRLATVDTDEPCNSVLSKRSIHELVSQVDPAEKLDPDVADILVDIAENFLESITKSGCSLAKHRKSTTLEAKDILLHLEKTWNMTLPGIIILLLQVASDIHKERLAAMKKSMVAAEAAHARGSAGKASGGAKGSQAKTPLNALGSPNPKN; encoded by the exons ATGGGAATGTTGGGTTCGCTTGGATCCGGATCACAAATGCGGCCAGGTGGGATACCTGCACATCAACATAGACCTGTTCAATCATCTCTCAGACCACCACCCCCTGCACAGAATAGTCCAACTACTGTTTCGCAA TCACTTAATCAGCCGTGGTTGTCATCTGGACCACAGGGGAAGCCTCCTTTGCCGACCTCTTCTTATAGGCAGCACCCGCAGCAAGTAAACCCACCAGCATCCTTGCAGCAAAGGGCCCACATTCCTCAGCAGCAGCAGTCTACACCAACAGCATCACAGGCGCAACCATCTTTGCCATCTAATCAACCACAGGAGCATTTTGGGCAACAAGTTCCCGCATCAAGGGCTCCACACGTCCCTCAGCAGCAGCAGGTTACAAGGCTACAGGTCCCAGGAAATCAGAAACCTTCAACTCTTGTGGCTGCTCAATCCGCTGCAGCTCAACCAGGAATTCAAAGTAGATTAGCTACTGTGGATACTGATGAACCTTGTAATAGTGTTCTCAGCAAAAGAAGCATCCATGAGCTAGTAAGTCAG GTCGATCCAGCCGAGAAGTTGGATCCTGATGTCGCAGACATTCTTGTCGATATTGCAGAAAATTTTCTAGAGTCT ATAACAAAATCTGGTTGCTCGCTAGCTAAGCATCGGAAATCAACAACTTTGGAAGCAAAAGACATACTTTTACATCTAG AGAAAACTTGGAATATGACACTTCCTGGAATAATTATCCTTCTTTTGCAGGTTGCAAGTGATATTCACAAGGAGCGACTAGCGGCT ATGAAGAAATCAATGGTAGCAGCGGAGGCAGCACATGCTAGGGGCTCTGCTGGCAAAGCATCTGGTGGCGCAAAGGGTAGCCAGGCAAAGACACCCTTGAATGCCCTTGGCTCTCCCAACCCTAAAAACTGA
- the LOC112729981 gene encoding uncharacterized protein codes for MENKRKDQPSSASTNYHHRRNVKPKPNPEPQDPEIRELQTLPLFPTGPLFQSSPSSNHSQDPELSSPPQPPPAPAFVDDLDIVITPPFPWATDRPAKVHTLQYLKQNKILTIKGDVQCGSCRKKFEMEFDLKKKATEHGKFLKDHRASMHSRCPKEWMNPNPIACKFCGQEKSVKPVIGSWKDHSINWLFLWLGEFIGFCTLEDLRYFCKYNKLHRTAAKDRFVFNAYTEIFKQLIRVD; via the coding sequence ATGGAGAACAAGAGAAAGGATCAACCTTCATCAGCCTCCACCAACTACCACCACCGCCGCAATGTGAAACCGAAGCCCAATCCAGAGCCTCAAGATCCAGAAATCAGAGAATTGCagacactccctctcttccctacCGGACCATTATTCCAATCTtcaccttcttccaatcattcacagGATCCAGAGCTTTCatcaccaccacaaccaccaccgGCACCGGCCTTCGTCGATGACCTTGACATAGTCATCACTCCTCCCTTTCCATGGGCCACTGATCGTCCGGCGAAAGTCCACACACTCCAATATCTGAAACAAAACAAGATCTTAACAATCAAAGGAGACGTTCAATGTGGAAGCTGTCGCAAAAAATTCGAAATGGAGTTCGATTTAAAGAAAAAGGCTACAGAGCATGGAAAGTTCTTGAAGGATCACAGAGCTTCCATGCATAGTCGCTGTCCAAAAGAGTGGATGAATCCGAATCCGATTGCATGCAAATTCTGCGGCCAAGAAAAAAGTGTGAAGCCTGTTATTGGAAGTTGGAAGGATCACTCCATTAATTGGTTGTTTCTTTGGTTAGGTGAGTTCATAGGGTTTTGCACTTTAGAAGATTTGAGGTATTTTTGCAAGTACAATAAATTGCATAGAACTGCAGctaaagatagatttgttttcaacGCTTACACTGAAATCTTCAAACAACTCATTCGAGTCGATTAG
- the LOC112758681 gene encoding zinc finger A20 and AN1 domain-containing stress-associated protein 4-like, with amino-acid sequence MAEEHPCQAPEGHRLCVNNCGFFGSSATMNLCSKCFREQESAKSTIENALSTATATATSSVAAFPSPSPSTSSSPAPTPAAVEFFVPQPVELEASSSVTVSVTTSSNPGAPIQPNRCATCRKRVGLTGFKCRCGVTFCGAHRYPEKHACAFDFKTVGREEIARANPVIKAEKLDRI; translated from the coding sequence ATGGCGGAAGAACATCCATGCCAAGCTCCTGAAGGTCACAGGCTCTGTGTCAACAACTGCGGGTTTTTCGGTAGCTCAGCCACCATGAATCTCTGCTCCAAATGCTTCAGAGAACAAGAATCCGCAAAATCTACGATCGAGAACGCTCTCTCCACCGCCACAGCCACCGCAACCTCCTCCGTCGCCGCCTTTCCATCTCCGTCACCGTCCACGTCGTCTTCTCCGGCGCCAACGCCAGCCGCCGTCGAATTCTTTGTCCCTCAACCGGTTGAGCTAGAAGCTTCGAGCTCCGTAACGGTTTCTGTAACGACCAGCTCGAATCCCGGAGCTCCGATTCAGCCGAACCGTTGCGCTACATGCCGTAAACGAGTCGGGTTGACCGGGTTCAAGTGCAGGTGCGGTGTCACGTTCTGCGGGGCCCACAGGTACCCGGAAAAACACGCGTGCGCTTTCGATTTTAAGACGGTGGGAAGGGAGGAGATAGCACGTGCCAACCCCGTGATCAAGGCGGAGAAACTCGATAGGATCTGA